Proteins from one Neodiprion fabricii isolate iyNeoFabr1 chromosome 5, iyNeoFabr1.1, whole genome shotgun sequence genomic window:
- the LOC124183662 gene encoding MAGUK p55 subfamily member 2 isoform X1, giving the protein MKTGKEMGSTIVCGCSALQETFRSRGCCTSGYNDRRSNIVAAFNHVRDNIEELGKLQVAADDTDLLFLKGLLDSPVVTSLIKVQDRLEDSPAGFANPVCQACDIVDDIVHGFKSSPDQNARELTRLLKNPHFKALLETHDAVAERRDAASTPDQSFVTNNMPADDRTVAVRVVGLRRNQDEPLGLTVQVDDVGNLVIARILGGGTAARQGLLRVGEIVLEVNGKDVHTPDELQQAIHEAKENLTLKLGPGLTNDGSRPLKSTCYMRALFDYDPSEDTLLPCREIGLPFQKGDILQIVDQADPNWWQARRVEGDGLGAPGLIPSLELEERRKAFVPPEADFVHKISICGTRISKKKKRKMYQSKLNGQFDSAELLLYEEVARMPPFRRKTLALVGPRGVGRRTLKNRLINSDPDKFGTIVPYTSRPPRVLEEDGRSYWFTDRESMESDILEHRYLEHGEHGGHLYGTRLESVRELIRAGKMCVLDCSPAALKILHNSTEFMPYVIFIAAPGMEQLKSLYDLGRSTGASSRNLTFDRQSSIRFSSRRARTLESLASLYEEDDLRSTLEESAALQRAYEKYIDLVIVNEDFDQTFRQVVAAMEALATEHQWVPVNWIY; this is encoded by the exons atgaAGACTGGAAAAGAAATGGGTTCGACAATCGTTTGTGGGTGTTCAGCGTTGCAAGAGACGTTTAGAAGTCGTGGATGTTGCACAAGCGGTTACAATGATCGTCGTTCCAACATAGTTG CCGCTTTCAACCACGTTCGCGACAACATcgaggaactcggaaaactcCAAGTCGCAGCCGACGACACTGATCTACTTTTCCTGAAGGGTCTACTTGACAGTCCCGTTGTCACTTCGCTGATTAAG GTTCAAGATCGCCTAGAAGACTCGCCGGCCGGTTTTGCGAATCCAGTTTGCCAGGCGTGTGACATAGTTGACGATATTGTGCACGGTTTCAAATCATCACCCGATCAAAACGCAAGGGAATTGACGAGGCTCTTAAAGAACCCACATTTCAAAGCCCTGCTCGAAACCCACGACGCGGTCGCCGAACGTCGCGACGCTGCTTCGACGCCTGATCAATCATTCGTAACCAACAATATGCCGGCCGATGACAGAACCGTTGCTGTTAGGGTCGTAGGGCTGCGAAGAAACCAAGACGAGCCATTG ggACTGACGGTGCAAGTCGACGACGTAGGAAACCTCGTGATAGCGAGAATCTTGGGTGGTGGTACAGCGGCGCGTCAGGGTCTCTTGAGGGTTGGTGAAATAGTTTTAGAAGTTAACGGAAAAGATGTTCACACACCGGATGAACTGCAACAAGCGATACATGAAGCCAAGGAGAACCTGACGTTGAAATTGGGACCAGGACTCACCAACGACGGTTCAAGGCCCCTAAAATCCACG TGTTACATGCGAGCTCTTTTCGACTATGATCCATCCGAAGACACGTTGCTCCCATGCCGAGAGATCGGTTTACCGTTCCAGAAAGGAGACATCCTGCAGATAGTCGATCAAGCAGATCCAAACTGGTGGCAGGCTCGCCGAGTTGAGGGCGATGGTTTGGGTGCTCCTGGTCTGATTCCCTCGCTGGAACTTGAGGAGCGTAGAAAGGCGTTCGTTCCACCAGAGGCAGATTTCGTGCACAAGATAAGCATCTGCGGCACGAGAAtatcgaagaagaaaaagcgCAAGATGTACCAGTCGAAGTTGAATGGGCAGTTCGACAGCGCCGAACTTCTCCTTTACGAAGAAGTCGCCAGAATGCCGCCCTTCAGACGCAAGACTCTAGCTCTCGTTGGGCCACGTGGCGTCGGACGGAGAACCCTCAAAAACAGACTCATCAACAGCGACCCAGACAAGTTCGGCACAATTGTACCAT ACACATCGCGACCTCCAAGGGTATTGGAGGAAGACGGACGGAGCTACTGGTTCACGGACCGAGAATCAATGGAATCTGATATACTGGAGCACCGTTACTTAGAGCACGGTGAGCACGGTGGGCACTTGTACGGAACGAGATTGGAGTCGGTTCGTGAATTGATAAGGGCAGGGAAGATGTGCGTGCTCGACTGCAGTCCGGCAGCACTGAAGATACTCCACAACAGCACGGAGTTCATGCCATATGTTATATTCATCGCGGCACCTGGCATGGAGCAGTTAAAATCACTGTACGATCTTGGAAGGTCGACTGGCGCCAGTAGCAGAAAtttgacg TTTGACCGACAAAGCTCCATCAGGTTTAGCTCAAGGCGAGCTCGCACCCTGGAATCACTCGCATCCCTATACGAG GAGGACGACCTGAGATCAACGCTTGAGGAATCGGCAGCTCTACAGCGAGCGTACGAAAAGTACATAGATTTAGTTATCGTCAACGAAGATTTCGACCAGACGTTCAGACAAGTCGTTGCCGCCATGGAGGCGTTGGCAACTGAGCATCAGTGGGTACCGGTAAACTGGATTTACTAG
- the LOC124183662 gene encoding MAGUK p55 subfamily member 2 isoform X3 encodes MKTGKEMGSTIVCGCSALQETFRSRGCCTSGYNDRRSNIVAAFNHVRDNIEELGKLQVAADDTDLLFLKGLLDSPVVTSLIKVQDRLEDSPAGFANPVCQACDIVDDIVHGFKSSPDQNARELTRLLKNPHFKALLETHDAVAERRDAASTPDQSFVTNNMPADDRTVAVRVVGLRRNQDEPLGLTVQVDDVGNLVIARILGGGTAARQGLLRVGEIVLEVNGKDVHTPDELQQAIHEAKENLTLKLGPGLTNDGSRPLKSTCYMRALFDYDPSEDTLLPCREIGLPFQKGDILQIVDQADPNWWQARRVEGDGLGAPGLIPSLELEERRKAFVPPEADFVHKISICGTRISKKKKRKMYQSKLNGQFDSAELLLYEEVARMPPFRRKTLALVGPRGVGRRTLKNRLINSDPDKFGTIVPYTSRPPRVLEEDGRSYWFTDRESMESDILEHRYLEHGEHGGHLYGTRLESVRELIRAGKMCVLDCSPAALKILHNSTEFMPYVIFIAAPGMEQLKSLYDLGRSTGASSRNLTEDDLRSTLEESAALQRAYEKYIDLVIVNEDFDQTFRQVVAAMEALATEHQWVPVNWIY; translated from the exons atgaAGACTGGAAAAGAAATGGGTTCGACAATCGTTTGTGGGTGTTCAGCGTTGCAAGAGACGTTTAGAAGTCGTGGATGTTGCACAAGCGGTTACAATGATCGTCGTTCCAACATAGTTG CCGCTTTCAACCACGTTCGCGACAACATcgaggaactcggaaaactcCAAGTCGCAGCCGACGACACTGATCTACTTTTCCTGAAGGGTCTACTTGACAGTCCCGTTGTCACTTCGCTGATTAAG GTTCAAGATCGCCTAGAAGACTCGCCGGCCGGTTTTGCGAATCCAGTTTGCCAGGCGTGTGACATAGTTGACGATATTGTGCACGGTTTCAAATCATCACCCGATCAAAACGCAAGGGAATTGACGAGGCTCTTAAAGAACCCACATTTCAAAGCCCTGCTCGAAACCCACGACGCGGTCGCCGAACGTCGCGACGCTGCTTCGACGCCTGATCAATCATTCGTAACCAACAATATGCCGGCCGATGACAGAACCGTTGCTGTTAGGGTCGTAGGGCTGCGAAGAAACCAAGACGAGCCATTG ggACTGACGGTGCAAGTCGACGACGTAGGAAACCTCGTGATAGCGAGAATCTTGGGTGGTGGTACAGCGGCGCGTCAGGGTCTCTTGAGGGTTGGTGAAATAGTTTTAGAAGTTAACGGAAAAGATGTTCACACACCGGATGAACTGCAACAAGCGATACATGAAGCCAAGGAGAACCTGACGTTGAAATTGGGACCAGGACTCACCAACGACGGTTCAAGGCCCCTAAAATCCACG TGTTACATGCGAGCTCTTTTCGACTATGATCCATCCGAAGACACGTTGCTCCCATGCCGAGAGATCGGTTTACCGTTCCAGAAAGGAGACATCCTGCAGATAGTCGATCAAGCAGATCCAAACTGGTGGCAGGCTCGCCGAGTTGAGGGCGATGGTTTGGGTGCTCCTGGTCTGATTCCCTCGCTGGAACTTGAGGAGCGTAGAAAGGCGTTCGTTCCACCAGAGGCAGATTTCGTGCACAAGATAAGCATCTGCGGCACGAGAAtatcgaagaagaaaaagcgCAAGATGTACCAGTCGAAGTTGAATGGGCAGTTCGACAGCGCCGAACTTCTCCTTTACGAAGAAGTCGCCAGAATGCCGCCCTTCAGACGCAAGACTCTAGCTCTCGTTGGGCCACGTGGCGTCGGACGGAGAACCCTCAAAAACAGACTCATCAACAGCGACCCAGACAAGTTCGGCACAATTGTACCAT ACACATCGCGACCTCCAAGGGTATTGGAGGAAGACGGACGGAGCTACTGGTTCACGGACCGAGAATCAATGGAATCTGATATACTGGAGCACCGTTACTTAGAGCACGGTGAGCACGGTGGGCACTTGTACGGAACGAGATTGGAGTCGGTTCGTGAATTGATAAGGGCAGGGAAGATGTGCGTGCTCGACTGCAGTCCGGCAGCACTGAAGATACTCCACAACAGCACGGAGTTCATGCCATATGTTATATTCATCGCGGCACCTGGCATGGAGCAGTTAAAATCACTGTACGATCTTGGAAGGTCGACTGGCGCCAGTAGCAGAAAtttgacg GAGGACGACCTGAGATCAACGCTTGAGGAATCGGCAGCTCTACAGCGAGCGTACGAAAAGTACATAGATTTAGTTATCGTCAACGAAGATTTCGACCAGACGTTCAGACAAGTCGTTGCCGCCATGGAGGCGTTGGCAACTGAGCATCAGTGGGTACCGGTAAACTGGATTTACTAG
- the LOC124183662 gene encoding MAGUK p55 subfamily member 2 isoform X2, with amino-acid sequence MVRLFRRKERPDDRHLLASMDAVNGAKTQHQVDNAAFNHVRDNIEELGKLQVAADDTDLLFLKGLLDSPVVTSLIKVQDRLEDSPAGFANPVCQACDIVDDIVHGFKSSPDQNARELTRLLKNPHFKALLETHDAVAERRDAASTPDQSFVTNNMPADDRTVAVRVVGLRRNQDEPLGLTVQVDDVGNLVIARILGGGTAARQGLLRVGEIVLEVNGKDVHTPDELQQAIHEAKENLTLKLGPGLTNDGSRPLKSTCYMRALFDYDPSEDTLLPCREIGLPFQKGDILQIVDQADPNWWQARRVEGDGLGAPGLIPSLELEERRKAFVPPEADFVHKISICGTRISKKKKRKMYQSKLNGQFDSAELLLYEEVARMPPFRRKTLALVGPRGVGRRTLKNRLINSDPDKFGTIVPYTSRPPRVLEEDGRSYWFTDRESMESDILEHRYLEHGEHGGHLYGTRLESVRELIRAGKMCVLDCSPAALKILHNSTEFMPYVIFIAAPGMEQLKSLYDLGRSTGASSRNLTFDRQSSIRFSSRRARTLESLASLYEEDDLRSTLEESAALQRAYEKYIDLVIVNEDFDQTFRQVVAAMEALATEHQWVPVNWIY; translated from the exons ATGGTACGTCTTTTTCGGCGCAAAGAACGCCCAGACGACAGGCACCTTCTGGCTAGTATGGACGCTGTCAATGGCGCCAAAACTCAACACCAAGTCGACAATG CCGCTTTCAACCACGTTCGCGACAACATcgaggaactcggaaaactcCAAGTCGCAGCCGACGACACTGATCTACTTTTCCTGAAGGGTCTACTTGACAGTCCCGTTGTCACTTCGCTGATTAAG GTTCAAGATCGCCTAGAAGACTCGCCGGCCGGTTTTGCGAATCCAGTTTGCCAGGCGTGTGACATAGTTGACGATATTGTGCACGGTTTCAAATCATCACCCGATCAAAACGCAAGGGAATTGACGAGGCTCTTAAAGAACCCACATTTCAAAGCCCTGCTCGAAACCCACGACGCGGTCGCCGAACGTCGCGACGCTGCTTCGACGCCTGATCAATCATTCGTAACCAACAATATGCCGGCCGATGACAGAACCGTTGCTGTTAGGGTCGTAGGGCTGCGAAGAAACCAAGACGAGCCATTG ggACTGACGGTGCAAGTCGACGACGTAGGAAACCTCGTGATAGCGAGAATCTTGGGTGGTGGTACAGCGGCGCGTCAGGGTCTCTTGAGGGTTGGTGAAATAGTTTTAGAAGTTAACGGAAAAGATGTTCACACACCGGATGAACTGCAACAAGCGATACATGAAGCCAAGGAGAACCTGACGTTGAAATTGGGACCAGGACTCACCAACGACGGTTCAAGGCCCCTAAAATCCACG TGTTACATGCGAGCTCTTTTCGACTATGATCCATCCGAAGACACGTTGCTCCCATGCCGAGAGATCGGTTTACCGTTCCAGAAAGGAGACATCCTGCAGATAGTCGATCAAGCAGATCCAAACTGGTGGCAGGCTCGCCGAGTTGAGGGCGATGGTTTGGGTGCTCCTGGTCTGATTCCCTCGCTGGAACTTGAGGAGCGTAGAAAGGCGTTCGTTCCACCAGAGGCAGATTTCGTGCACAAGATAAGCATCTGCGGCACGAGAAtatcgaagaagaaaaagcgCAAGATGTACCAGTCGAAGTTGAATGGGCAGTTCGACAGCGCCGAACTTCTCCTTTACGAAGAAGTCGCCAGAATGCCGCCCTTCAGACGCAAGACTCTAGCTCTCGTTGGGCCACGTGGCGTCGGACGGAGAACCCTCAAAAACAGACTCATCAACAGCGACCCAGACAAGTTCGGCACAATTGTACCAT ACACATCGCGACCTCCAAGGGTATTGGAGGAAGACGGACGGAGCTACTGGTTCACGGACCGAGAATCAATGGAATCTGATATACTGGAGCACCGTTACTTAGAGCACGGTGAGCACGGTGGGCACTTGTACGGAACGAGATTGGAGTCGGTTCGTGAATTGATAAGGGCAGGGAAGATGTGCGTGCTCGACTGCAGTCCGGCAGCACTGAAGATACTCCACAACAGCACGGAGTTCATGCCATATGTTATATTCATCGCGGCACCTGGCATGGAGCAGTTAAAATCACTGTACGATCTTGGAAGGTCGACTGGCGCCAGTAGCAGAAAtttgacg TTTGACCGACAAAGCTCCATCAGGTTTAGCTCAAGGCGAGCTCGCACCCTGGAATCACTCGCATCCCTATACGAG GAGGACGACCTGAGATCAACGCTTGAGGAATCGGCAGCTCTACAGCGAGCGTACGAAAAGTACATAGATTTAGTTATCGTCAACGAAGATTTCGACCAGACGTTCAGACAAGTCGTTGCCGCCATGGAGGCGTTGGCAACTGAGCATCAGTGGGTACCGGTAAACTGGATTTACTAG
- the LOC124183662 gene encoding MAGUK p55 subfamily member 2 isoform X4 translates to MKSVRKGIFTTVYSSYRTKFIRLGHEDNQVTVQDRLEDSPAGFANPVCQACDIVDDIVHGFKSSPDQNARELTRLLKNPHFKALLETHDAVAERRDAASTPDQSFVTNNMPADDRTVAVRVVGLRRNQDEPLGLTVQVDDVGNLVIARILGGGTAARQGLLRVGEIVLEVNGKDVHTPDELQQAIHEAKENLTLKLGPGLTNDGSRPLKSTCYMRALFDYDPSEDTLLPCREIGLPFQKGDILQIVDQADPNWWQARRVEGDGLGAPGLIPSLELEERRKAFVPPEADFVHKISICGTRISKKKKRKMYQSKLNGQFDSAELLLYEEVARMPPFRRKTLALVGPRGVGRRTLKNRLINSDPDKFGTIVPYTSRPPRVLEEDGRSYWFTDRESMESDILEHRYLEHGEHGGHLYGTRLESVRELIRAGKMCVLDCSPAALKILHNSTEFMPYVIFIAAPGMEQLKSLYDLGRSTGASSRNLTFDRQSSIRFSSRRARTLESLASLYEEDDLRSTLEESAALQRAYEKYIDLVIVNEDFDQTFRQVVAAMEALATEHQWVPVNWIY, encoded by the exons ATGAAATCTGTGCGAAAAGGGATCTTCACAACTGTTTATTCTTCGTACCGTACGAAATTCATCAGGCTTGGACACGAAGACAATCAGGTGACA GTTCAAGATCGCCTAGAAGACTCGCCGGCCGGTTTTGCGAATCCAGTTTGCCAGGCGTGTGACATAGTTGACGATATTGTGCACGGTTTCAAATCATCACCCGATCAAAACGCAAGGGAATTGACGAGGCTCTTAAAGAACCCACATTTCAAAGCCCTGCTCGAAACCCACGACGCGGTCGCCGAACGTCGCGACGCTGCTTCGACGCCTGATCAATCATTCGTAACCAACAATATGCCGGCCGATGACAGAACCGTTGCTGTTAGGGTCGTAGGGCTGCGAAGAAACCAAGACGAGCCATTG ggACTGACGGTGCAAGTCGACGACGTAGGAAACCTCGTGATAGCGAGAATCTTGGGTGGTGGTACAGCGGCGCGTCAGGGTCTCTTGAGGGTTGGTGAAATAGTTTTAGAAGTTAACGGAAAAGATGTTCACACACCGGATGAACTGCAACAAGCGATACATGAAGCCAAGGAGAACCTGACGTTGAAATTGGGACCAGGACTCACCAACGACGGTTCAAGGCCCCTAAAATCCACG TGTTACATGCGAGCTCTTTTCGACTATGATCCATCCGAAGACACGTTGCTCCCATGCCGAGAGATCGGTTTACCGTTCCAGAAAGGAGACATCCTGCAGATAGTCGATCAAGCAGATCCAAACTGGTGGCAGGCTCGCCGAGTTGAGGGCGATGGTTTGGGTGCTCCTGGTCTGATTCCCTCGCTGGAACTTGAGGAGCGTAGAAAGGCGTTCGTTCCACCAGAGGCAGATTTCGTGCACAAGATAAGCATCTGCGGCACGAGAAtatcgaagaagaaaaagcgCAAGATGTACCAGTCGAAGTTGAATGGGCAGTTCGACAGCGCCGAACTTCTCCTTTACGAAGAAGTCGCCAGAATGCCGCCCTTCAGACGCAAGACTCTAGCTCTCGTTGGGCCACGTGGCGTCGGACGGAGAACCCTCAAAAACAGACTCATCAACAGCGACCCAGACAAGTTCGGCACAATTGTACCAT ACACATCGCGACCTCCAAGGGTATTGGAGGAAGACGGACGGAGCTACTGGTTCACGGACCGAGAATCAATGGAATCTGATATACTGGAGCACCGTTACTTAGAGCACGGTGAGCACGGTGGGCACTTGTACGGAACGAGATTGGAGTCGGTTCGTGAATTGATAAGGGCAGGGAAGATGTGCGTGCTCGACTGCAGTCCGGCAGCACTGAAGATACTCCACAACAGCACGGAGTTCATGCCATATGTTATATTCATCGCGGCACCTGGCATGGAGCAGTTAAAATCACTGTACGATCTTGGAAGGTCGACTGGCGCCAGTAGCAGAAAtttgacg TTTGACCGACAAAGCTCCATCAGGTTTAGCTCAAGGCGAGCTCGCACCCTGGAATCACTCGCATCCCTATACGAG GAGGACGACCTGAGATCAACGCTTGAGGAATCGGCAGCTCTACAGCGAGCGTACGAAAAGTACATAGATTTAGTTATCGTCAACGAAGATTTCGACCAGACGTTCAGACAAGTCGTTGCCGCCATGGAGGCGTTGGCAACTGAGCATCAGTGGGTACCGGTAAACTGGATTTACTAG
- the LOC124183662 gene encoding MAGUK p55 subfamily member 2 isoform X5 → MPADDRTVAVRVVGLRRNQDEPLGLTVQVDDVGNLVIARILGGGTAARQGLLRVGEIVLEVNGKDVHTPDELQQAIHEAKENLTLKLGPGLTNDGSRPLKSTCYMRALFDYDPSEDTLLPCREIGLPFQKGDILQIVDQADPNWWQARRVEGDGLGAPGLIPSLELEERRKAFVPPEADFVHKISICGTRISKKKKRKMYQSKLNGQFDSAELLLYEEVARMPPFRRKTLALVGPRGVGRRTLKNRLINSDPDKFGTIVPYTSRPPRVLEEDGRSYWFTDRESMESDILEHRYLEHGEHGGHLYGTRLESVRELIRAGKMCVLDCSPAALKILHNSTEFMPYVIFIAAPGMEQLKSLYDLGRSTGASSRNLTFDRQSSIRFSSRRARTLESLASLYEEDDLRSTLEESAALQRAYEKYIDLVIVNEDFDQTFRQVVAAMEALATEHQWVPVNWIY, encoded by the exons ATGCCGGCCGATGACAGAACCGTTGCTGTTAGGGTCGTAGGGCTGCGAAGAAACCAAGACGAGCCATTG ggACTGACGGTGCAAGTCGACGACGTAGGAAACCTCGTGATAGCGAGAATCTTGGGTGGTGGTACAGCGGCGCGTCAGGGTCTCTTGAGGGTTGGTGAAATAGTTTTAGAAGTTAACGGAAAAGATGTTCACACACCGGATGAACTGCAACAAGCGATACATGAAGCCAAGGAGAACCTGACGTTGAAATTGGGACCAGGACTCACCAACGACGGTTCAAGGCCCCTAAAATCCACG TGTTACATGCGAGCTCTTTTCGACTATGATCCATCCGAAGACACGTTGCTCCCATGCCGAGAGATCGGTTTACCGTTCCAGAAAGGAGACATCCTGCAGATAGTCGATCAAGCAGATCCAAACTGGTGGCAGGCTCGCCGAGTTGAGGGCGATGGTTTGGGTGCTCCTGGTCTGATTCCCTCGCTGGAACTTGAGGAGCGTAGAAAGGCGTTCGTTCCACCAGAGGCAGATTTCGTGCACAAGATAAGCATCTGCGGCACGAGAAtatcgaagaagaaaaagcgCAAGATGTACCAGTCGAAGTTGAATGGGCAGTTCGACAGCGCCGAACTTCTCCTTTACGAAGAAGTCGCCAGAATGCCGCCCTTCAGACGCAAGACTCTAGCTCTCGTTGGGCCACGTGGCGTCGGACGGAGAACCCTCAAAAACAGACTCATCAACAGCGACCCAGACAAGTTCGGCACAATTGTACCAT ACACATCGCGACCTCCAAGGGTATTGGAGGAAGACGGACGGAGCTACTGGTTCACGGACCGAGAATCAATGGAATCTGATATACTGGAGCACCGTTACTTAGAGCACGGTGAGCACGGTGGGCACTTGTACGGAACGAGATTGGAGTCGGTTCGTGAATTGATAAGGGCAGGGAAGATGTGCGTGCTCGACTGCAGTCCGGCAGCACTGAAGATACTCCACAACAGCACGGAGTTCATGCCATATGTTATATTCATCGCGGCACCTGGCATGGAGCAGTTAAAATCACTGTACGATCTTGGAAGGTCGACTGGCGCCAGTAGCAGAAAtttgacg TTTGACCGACAAAGCTCCATCAGGTTTAGCTCAAGGCGAGCTCGCACCCTGGAATCACTCGCATCCCTATACGAG GAGGACGACCTGAGATCAACGCTTGAGGAATCGGCAGCTCTACAGCGAGCGTACGAAAAGTACATAGATTTAGTTATCGTCAACGAAGATTTCGACCAGACGTTCAGACAAGTCGTTGCCGCCATGGAGGCGTTGGCAACTGAGCATCAGTGGGTACCGGTAAACTGGATTTACTAG
- the LOC124183668 gene encoding trafficking protein particle complex subunit 1: protein MTVHNLYIFSRNCTLLYYAEWNRLNKSGMTKEEEAKLMYGMLFSIKSFINKISPLDPKDGFLHYKTSKYTLNYLETPSGLKFVLNTDNSAQNVRGLLQQLYSQIYVEYVIKNPLCQLNEPIQSELFKNKLDELVKSSPYF, encoded by the coding sequence ATGACGGTTCATAACCTATACATATTCTCGCGTAATTGCACCCTCTTGTATTACGCGGAATGGAACCGTTTGAATAAGTCCGGAATGacgaaggaggaggaggctaAGCTGATGTACGGAATGCTGTTTTCGATAAAATCGTTCATAAACAAAATATCGCCGTTGGACCCGAAGGACGGTTTCCTCCACTACAAAACGAGCAAGTACACGTTGAACTATTTGGAAACACCGTCAGGGTTGAAATTCGTCCTGAACACCGACAACTCGGCGCAGAACGTTAGGGGTCTGCTTCAGCAGCTTTACAGCCAGATTTACGTCGAGTATGTGATTAAGAATCCACTTTGTCAATTGAACGAACCGATACAGAGCGAACTCTTCAAAAACAAGCTTGACGAGTTGGTCAAGTCATCGCCTTACTTTTGA
- the LOC124183665 gene encoding NADH dehydrogenase [ubiquinone] flavoprotein 1, mitochondrial produces MAGVLARCTRIPRRQLGLVGTFLNAQQPKTYSNAPPEGKKVGGNLSDEDRIFTNLYGRHDWRLKGSLQRGDWYKTKEILDKGADWIINEIKVSGLRGRGGAGFPSGMKWSFMNKPSDGRPKYLVVNADEGEPGTCKDREILRHDPHKLVEGCLIAGRAMGACAAYIYIRGEFYNEASNLQVAIAEAYQAGLIGKNSCGSGYDFDIFVQRGAGAYICGEETALIESIEGKQGKPRLKPPFPADVGLFGCPTTVTNVETVAVSPTICRRGGTWFASFGRPRNSGTKLYNISGHVNNPCTVEEEMSVPLKELIEKHAGGVIGGWDNLLGVIPGGSSTPIIPKTVCDEVLMDFDDLVRVQSSFGTAAVIVMNKQTDVIKAIARLISFYKHESCGQCTPCREGINWMYKIMWRFVEGNAEEHEIDMLWEISKQIELHTICALGDGAAWPVQGLIRHFRPEIESRIQKFKCVAAN; encoded by the exons ATGGCGGGTGTCCTCGCTAGGTGTACTCGAATACCGAGGAGGCAGTTAG GCCTCGTCGGAACATTCCTCAACGCTCAGCAGCCCAAAACTTATTCGAATGCTCCACCGGAGGGAAAG AAAGTTGGAGGAAATCTATCTGACGAGGATAGGATATTCACCAATCTTTACGGTCGTCATGACTGGAGGTTGAAGGGATCGCTGCAGCGTGGTGACTGGTACAAGACGAAGGAGATCCTGGACAAGGGAGCAGACTGGATCATAAACGAGATCAAAGTGTCCGGTCTTCGTGGTCGAGGCGGCGCAGGTTTCCCATCTGGCATGAAATGGTCCTTCATGAACAAGCCGTCGGATGGTAGGCCCAAATATTTGGTGGTCAACGCAGACGAGGGAGAGCCAGGGACCTGCAAGGACAGGGAAATCCTGAGGCACGATCCTCACAAGCTTGTCGAGGGCTGCCTTATCGCAGGGAGAGCTATGGGTGCCTGTGCTGCTTACATTTATATTCGTGGGGAATTCTACAACGAAGCATCGAATCTCCAGGTCGCGATTGCTGAAGCCTACCAAGCTGGCTTGATCGGCAAGAATTCTTGTGGATCGGGATACGACTTTGATATCTTCGTTCAGAGGGGAGCTGGAGCATACATTTGTGGTGAAGAAACTGCTCTCATCGAGTCCATCGAAGGTAAACAAGGAAAGCCCAGGCTAAAACCACCCTTCCCTGCTGATGTCGGACTCTTTGGATGTCCCACTACAGTGACCAATGTCGAGACTGTCGCTGTTTCACCT ACAATCTGTAGGCGCGGTGGCACCTGGTTCGCGTCATTCGGTCGTCCTCGTAACAGCGGTACCAAGTTATACAACATATCCGGCCACGTGAACAATCCATGCACAGTTGAGGAGGAGATGTCGGTGCCGTTGAAGGAGCTAATCGAAAAGCACGCTGGCGGCGTCATCGGAGGCTGGGATAATCTGCTGGGCGTCATTCCTGGTGGATCGTCGACACCGATAATCCCAAAAAC AGTCTGCGACGAGGTGCTGATGGACTTCGATGACCTCGTCCGCGTCCAGAGCTCCTTCGGAACCGCTGCCGTCATCGTCATGAATAAGCAGACTGATGTCATCAAGGCCATCGCTCGTTTGATCAGCTTCTACAAACACGAGTCATGCGGACAATGCACTCCTTGCAGAGAGGGTATCAACTGGATGTACAAAATAATGTGGAG ATTTGTCGAGGGTAACGCGGAGGAACACGAGATCGATATGTTGTGGGAAATAAGCAAGCAAATCGAACTTCATACGATTTGCGCGCTTGGCGACGGTGCCGCGTGGCCGGTTCAGGGGCTGATCAGGCACTTTAGACCGGAAATTGAAAGTCGTATACAAAAGTTCAAGTGCGTGGCTGCAAATTAA